The sequence CCTACCTGCTCCCGTTCCACGAGGACCCTCGCGGCTTCAAGCGTCACCTGGTCGAAAAAAGGCGATCGCCGGAAGCGTCCGGCGAAGCCCTTGTCCAGGGGCATCCCAATGCCCTGGACCAGCCTGGGAAGGCCGTTGCGCACGACCACTCCCCCCGGCAGCGTCCACGCGGCGGTGCGGGCGCCGCCATGCCAGGGCCCGACGGCAGTCCAGGTCCAATCATCGAGGATGAACCGCTCCTGAAGGCTGGCGTTGAAAGAGACGAGCCATTGGGGCTGCTTTTCCGCATAGGCCGTCGAGGTGTTGAACCCCGTCGTGCCTTCGAACCAGAACACGCCGTTGGGGTTGCGGCCCGCCATCAGCACCGCTCCGCGATCCTTCCCGGAAAGGGAAAACGTCCGGCTGCCCTTCACCTGGGTTTGAAGCCAGTCCCCGAGGCTGGTGCCGATGAACCGGGACGGGGAAGCCCCGGCCTTTTCAAGCTGGCCGATGGGGTGGACTTTTTCGTCCTGGACGCAATAGACCGTACGGCCCAAACCTCGGTCGTACCAATGGTTCTCAATGATCCCGGTGTGCCCAGGGAAACGCCCGCTCAGGAGCACCGAATGGCCTGGCCCCGTCTCCGTAAAAGCATGGTCGTGGTAGGCCTCCGTGAAGACCACACCCTGCTTTTTCAGCAGGCCCAGGCCTCCCGGCAGCCCATTGACATGGCGCTGGAACAGGTCGGCGCTGAATTGATCCACGCTGATGACGAGCAGGAGCTTGGGGCGACGGGCCGCCTTTGGCGCCGCCGGGGCGAAGGTCGCCGCGGCCAGCGCGCAAGCCAACATCAGGCGGGACGGTCTCGGCATGGGCACCTCACCTTCCAGGATGCCCCGGTCGGCAAGGCTTGGGAAATCTCCTTCCGGTGAAATCGGTGCACACTTGAAGGAGGTCCCGGAGGCGCCATGCTCAGGCGAGCCCTCAAACTTCTGCGTCGCGCCGTGCCCTGCGCGATGGCAACGCTGTTCGCCCTTGCCTTCACGGCTGCGCCGGCGCTGCGCGCGGACTGCCGCCCCAAGCGCGTGGCGCCCTCGGCCATTCCGGCCCAGGCCTGGAGCACGCTGGCCTACGTGCGCGCCCATCGCACGGCCCCGCCCGGATTCCAGGGCGGGCGCTATTTCGGCAACTATGGGCGCGATGGCGAAACGAAGCTGCCGGTGGAGGCCAACGGACGGCGCATCTCGTACCAGGAATGGGATGTGCGCCCGAAGCGGGAGCGCCAGAGCCGCGGCCCCGAGCGCATCGTCACAGGGGACGATAACCGCGCCTGGTACACCGCGGACCACTACTGCACATTCACCGAAATGAAGTGAGGACGCCATGAATTGGGAATTCCTGCTGGAGACCGATGAGCCCCACGTCCACGTGGTCGCCGGGAGCGCTGAACGCTTGTGCGCGGCGGTCATGGGCATGGAAGACCTGCGCCAGCAGGGCCTCGAAACCCGTTGGCTGCGGGCCTCCAAGATGCGCACGCCCAGCGCCCTGTTCGACGAATTCGCTGCCGCGCTGCAGTTTCCTCCCTACTTCGGCGAGAACTGGGATGCCCTGGACGAATGCCTGAACGATCTCGAATGGCTCGAGGGCAGTGGCGCCGCCCTCTTCATCCTGGACGCGGATCAGCTCCTCCAGGACGCGCCGCCGGAGGATGGCCGCGTCCTTTTCGAGATCCTGCAGGAGGCCGAATCGAACCTGCCCTTCCACATCGTGATGCAGACCCAGGACACCACCACGGTCCTGGAAGGCCTCCTGGCCCTGGGCGTGGAATCGAGGCTGCTGCAACCGCTGGAGTGATCAGCTCTGCCGTTCCATGAAGGCGTCCAGCGATTTGCGCGCTTCCCGGCGGACCTTGTTCTGGATGAGCGGCGACCAGCCCAGCACCACACCTGGGATGCCCAGGGCCTGCCGGGTCCAGGCATAGAAATTGAAGCGGTCGCGGTGGGCCAGGATCAGGCCATCCAGGAACCCGAACTGCGCGTCGATCCTGTTGTGAACTTTGCGCCCGGTCTTGGTGAAGGTGTATACGGCCTCCCAATGGGCGCTGCCGGAACCGTCGTCGGCCTCCACCTTGTCGAAGGTGACCGCCAGGTCCTTGCTGCGGCCGTTCAGCATCCGCCACATGGCGCAGACCTCGTCGTGGTTCAGCCGTCCGAAGACTGGATCCATGAACATGCAGTCCGGGTGGTAGCAGGCCGCCATCGTCTCTGCATCCCTGGCGGCGAAGGCAGTGTAGAAGCGGGTGATGAGGTCAGCGTGGGGATTGGTGGTCATGACTACTGTTCCTCTTCCATTCGCCGAAGTGCTTCTATATCCGCTAAGTCTTGCAGACGCCCAGTTGCTGCTTTGTTTGCGATGCACTGCCAATGCGTGCGCGCCGATGACAAGGTATTCAGCGCCCGCGCCATTCAATGTGGCAAACAGATCTCTGAAGTCGGGGTTCACCGCCATGGGGAGCCGTCCAAGCGAGGTATTCCAGGGTTAGATCCCACACGGCCTCCAACCTTTGATCGACGGTCGTATTACGCCAGAATTCTCGATCAAACGCGCCATCATCCTCATGGAGGCCAATGACCCGTGAAGCACCGCGCTGACGTTGTTGACGGGGATCCATGGATAAAGTGTGTCACTTCCCCACCACCCCCGCCAGCGGGCTGCTGGCTGAGGCATAGAGCCGCTTGGCCATCCGCCCGGCTT comes from Holophagaceae bacterium and encodes:
- a CDS encoding alkaline phosphatase family protein, producing the protein MPRPSRLMLACALAAATFAPAAPKAARRPKLLLVISVDQFSADLFQRHVNGLPGGLGLLKKQGVVFTEAYHDHAFTETGPGHSVLLSGRFPGHTGIIENHWYDRGLGRTVYCVQDEKVHPIGQLEKAGASPSRFIGTSLGDWLQTQVKGSRTFSLSGKDRGAVLMAGRNPNGVFWFEGTTGFNTSTAYAEKQPQWLVSFNASLQERFILDDWTWTAVGPWHGGARTAAWTLPGGVVVRNGLPRLVQGIGMPLDKGFAGRFRRSPFFDQVTLEAARVLVEREQVGRGPGTDLFTLSLSATDYIGHSYGTGGVEMWDQIHRLDRDLGKFLAWLRHRIPDTWVVLSSDHGGMDLPEGLKDDGLPAERLPEPRAWYVRLNAALRERLKAGADLVRVSSVPNQIYLDDAAIRSAGLARTQVLEALQAQLKTQPEVAESATSEALEQFREPELGNPRHSSLLARLKHSFMAGRSGDVLVAFKPLAIFHDPTWVANHGSPWDYDRRVPIIFMGPWKPKAVMEPVRTVDIAPTLAHALGITPSEKLDGRVLALDEGRKP
- a CDS encoding ribonuclease, producing MLRRALKLLRRAVPCAMATLFALAFTAAPALRADCRPKRVAPSAIPAQAWSTLAYVRAHRTAPPGFQGGRYFGNYGRDGETKLPVEANGRRISYQEWDVRPKRERQSRGPERIVTGDDNRAWYTADHYCTFTEMK
- a CDS encoding barstar family protein, producing MNWEFLLETDEPHVHVVAGSAERLCAAVMGMEDLRQQGLETRWLRASKMRTPSALFDEFAAALQFPPYFGENWDALDECLNDLEWLEGSGAALFILDADQLLQDAPPEDGRVLFEILQEAESNLPFHIVMQTQDTTTVLEGLLALGVESRLLQPLE
- a CDS encoding nuclear transport factor 2 family protein translates to MTTNPHADLITRFYTAFAARDAETMAACYHPDCMFMDPVFGRLNHDEVCAMWRMLNGRSKDLAVTFDKVEADDGSGSAHWEAVYTFTKTGRKVHNRIDAQFGFLDGLILAHRDRFNFYAWTRQALGIPGVVLGWSPLIQNKVRREARKSLDAFMERQS